In Catalinimonas alkaloidigena, a single genomic region encodes these proteins:
- a CDS encoding SusC/RagA family TonB-linked outer membrane protein, producing MKNRLRYSLLFLWMLPLAFAHAQTVVSGQVTDSENNQGIPGVNVLIKGTSNGTITDLDGHYQLTASSEDDVLVFSFIGYESQEVRIGNQSTLNVALDPSLTSLNEVIIVGYDDKKESELTSSVTTVSARQLKDVTTNNVGSMLQGKVAGLQVVNSSGVPGAAPEIRLRGVSSINASQSPLFVVDGIIGGNYDPNDVESITVLKDAAATAMYGSQANAGVIIVTTKRAAAGKTRFDGKVTVGVRTPYFGTMEMMNGSQLYNYQKEFYRDYNTAVTDNSYKIDLLKFYSERPRTLRDQDFDWLRTIFGPAPVQNYYFSASGNTEKHDYYVGMSYYREKGTFLNTDYQRLNLRGNSTYHFSDAISLTNNVNVSANLGKSYDYMDIYYAYLNLPWDNPYDSLGHPVYVDGNSSFRWWSRDKVNPLHTINNSTHTYKGGDVNYDLNLNVDITPWLTFASTNRAAIGFSKGHNFFSPLVAGQYHGTGYLAEDVSLNYGGVSNQLLKFNFQLGDHNLNGLAGVAFQGGRYETLGLAGRGLPQGLQTPNVISSNQVVSGNYQKDILQSFISQVNYMYQEKYFLTGSYRIDGSSAFPPTNRSAGFPAVSAAWLMSKEAFLQNSNLIDNLKLRLSYGVTGTQDIGASRYLGLFALTSQYNSMVGAIPLQLPSPNLTWESKYQWNAGIDLGLARRVSLTADVYHNATRNLLLQVSQPLSVGFEQRWDNVGEVINKGVELGLAVTPVQTPAFAWNADFNINVNSNRLQGLPSDIIRTGSWGISQIYRNGGNLYEFYIPKWLGVDSQTGAPLWEEVLTDEAGNVTGRQPTSDYAKATPQEVGSALPKFQGGFNNTFSYKGLSLRVNTYFLSGNKVFSNNLRFVLNDGHEPYYNQMVLPEGRSIWTQPGDQATEPSPQNAANSTETSSRYLMDGSYFTIRNVALSYEIPKAFVERLKLQSLVVSLTADNVYTFTNFVGQDPQTTITPNVYTTPGVSDFKYPNNQQFLFNLLFSF from the coding sequence ATGAAAAACCGCTTACGTTATTCTCTTCTCTTCCTGTGGATGCTGCCGCTGGCCTTCGCCCACGCCCAGACCGTGGTGTCGGGGCAGGTGACCGACTCGGAAAACAACCAGGGCATTCCCGGGGTGAACGTGCTGATCAAAGGCACCTCGAACGGGACCATCACCGATCTGGACGGCCACTACCAACTGACGGCCTCGTCGGAAGACGACGTGCTGGTCTTCAGCTTTATCGGGTACGAGAGCCAGGAAGTCCGCATCGGCAACCAGAGCACGCTCAACGTGGCGCTCGACCCGTCCCTGACGTCGCTCAACGAGGTGATCATCGTCGGGTACGACGACAAAAAAGAGAGCGAACTGACCAGTTCGGTGACGACCGTTTCGGCACGGCAACTGAAAGACGTGACGACCAACAACGTCGGCAGCATGTTGCAAGGTAAAGTGGCCGGGTTGCAGGTGGTGAACAGTTCGGGCGTACCGGGGGCGGCTCCGGAAATTCGACTGCGGGGTGTTTCGTCGATCAATGCGTCGCAAAGCCCGCTGTTTGTGGTGGACGGCATCATCGGCGGGAACTACGACCCGAACGACGTGGAGAGCATCACGGTGCTGAAAGACGCCGCGGCCACGGCCATGTACGGCTCGCAGGCCAACGCGGGCGTGATCATCGTAACGACCAAACGGGCCGCTGCTGGAAAAACCCGCTTCGACGGGAAAGTCACCGTGGGCGTGCGGACGCCTTATTTCGGGACGATGGAGATGATGAACGGCAGCCAGCTCTACAACTACCAGAAGGAATTTTACCGCGATTACAACACGGCCGTCACCGACAACTCCTACAAAATCGACCTTCTCAAATTTTACAGCGAACGCCCCCGCACGCTCCGCGATCAGGATTTCGACTGGCTGCGGACCATCTTCGGGCCCGCTCCGGTGCAGAACTACTACTTCTCGGCCTCCGGCAACACCGAAAAGCACGATTACTACGTGGGGATGTCGTACTACCGCGAAAAAGGGACGTTCCTCAACACCGATTACCAGCGCCTGAACCTGCGCGGCAATTCGACTTACCACTTTTCCGACGCCATTAGCCTCACCAACAACGTGAACGTGAGCGCCAACCTGGGCAAGAGCTACGACTACATGGACATCTACTATGCCTACCTGAACCTGCCGTGGGACAACCCTTACGACAGCCTGGGCCACCCGGTGTACGTCGACGGCAACTCGTCGTTCCGCTGGTGGTCGCGCGACAAGGTGAACCCGCTGCACACGATCAACAACTCGACGCATACCTACAAGGGCGGGGACGTTAACTACGACCTCAACCTGAACGTCGACATCACCCCGTGGCTGACGTTCGCCAGCACCAACCGGGCGGCGATTGGTTTCAGCAAAGGCCACAACTTCTTCTCGCCGCTGGTGGCGGGGCAATACCACGGCACCGGCTACCTGGCCGAAGACGTCTCGCTCAACTACGGCGGCGTGTCCAACCAACTCCTGAAATTCAATTTCCAGCTGGGGGATCATAACCTGAACGGGCTGGCGGGCGTCGCCTTCCAGGGCGGGCGGTACGAAACGCTGGGCCTGGCGGGCCGGGGCCTGCCCCAGGGGCTGCAAACGCCGAACGTGATTTCGAGCAACCAGGTGGTGAGCGGCAATTACCAGAAAGACATTTTGCAGTCGTTCATCTCGCAGGTCAACTACATGTATCAGGAAAAGTACTTCCTGACCGGCTCGTACCGGATCGACGGTTCGTCGGCCTTCCCGCCCACCAACCGGTCGGCCGGATTCCCGGCGGTATCGGCCGCGTGGCTGATGAGTAAGGAAGCGTTTCTGCAAAACAGCAACCTGATCGACAACCTGAAGCTGCGCCTCAGCTACGGCGTAACCGGCACGCAGGACATCGGCGCGTCGCGGTACCTCGGTTTGTTCGCGCTGACCAGTCAGTACAATTCGATGGTGGGCGCCATTCCGCTGCAGTTGCCCAGCCCCAACCTGACCTGGGAAAGCAAGTACCAGTGGAACGCCGGGATCGACCTGGGCTTGGCGCGACGCGTCAGCCTGACGGCCGACGTCTACCACAACGCGACCCGCAACCTGCTGCTGCAAGTCTCGCAACCGCTCTCGGTCGGGTTTGAGCAACGCTGGGACAACGTGGGCGAGGTGATCAACAAGGGCGTGGAACTGGGGCTGGCCGTGACGCCGGTGCAGACGCCCGCGTTTGCGTGGAATGCCGACTTCAACATCAACGTCAACAGCAACCGCCTGCAAGGGCTGCCGAGCGACATCATCCGGACCGGTTCGTGGGGCATTTCGCAGATTTACCGCAACGGCGGCAACCTTTACGAATTCTACATTCCGAAGTGGCTGGGCGTCGATTCCCAAACGGGCGCGCCGTTGTGGGAGGAAGTGCTGACCGACGAAGCGGGCAACGTGACGGGTCGCCAGCCGACCTCCGATTACGCAAAAGCCACGCCGCAGGAAGTGGGCTCGGCCCTGCCGAAGTTCCAGGGTGGGTTCAACAACACGTTTAGTTACAAAGGGCTTTCGCTGCGCGTCAATACCTATTTCCTCTCGGGCAACAAGGTGTTCAGCAACAACCTGCGCTTCGTGCTGAACGACGGCCACGAGCCCTACTACAACCAGATGGTGCTGCCGGAAGGACGCAGCATCTGGACCCAACCCGGCGACCAGGCGACCGAACCCAGCCCGCAGAACGCGGCCAACTCGACCGAAACGTCGTCGCGTTACCTGATGGACGGCAGCTACTTCACGATTCGTAACGTGGCGCTGTCGTACGAAATCCCCAAAGCTTTTGTCGAGCGCCTGAAGCTGCAATCGCTGGTGGTGTCGCTCACGGCCGACAACGTCTATACCTTCACGAACTTTGTCGGACAGGACCCGCAGACGACCATCACGCCGAATGTTTACACCACGCCGGGCGTCTCGGATTTCAAGTATCCGAACAACCAGCAGTTTCTGTTCAATCTTCTCTTCAGCTTCTAA
- a CDS encoding LacI family DNA-binding transcriptional regulator: MPSSPTTMKEIARQLGISITTVSRALQNHPRIGLRTREKVQELAERLNYIPNSTAISLKKRRTFNIGVVLPYLTEQFFSLAITGIEDATIDKGYSVLVVQSRNDFERERTAIRSLIRHGVDGIVVSVASGTHTYRHFDRANEHGIPIVYFDRVIKRLHSSCVYSDITSGAFEAVDFLVQKGLTNIALLNGPMTLQATDERLNGYARALQKHEIPVNRHYIVGLNLTREDTLKKTAALLDLPEPPQAILAFHDYIALDAMEVCRQRGLRINEDIFFVSFSNLSFCSYLEHPPIASIEQFPYEMGEKAASLLIEAIEHPDQQTRQEVVMQPQLVVR; encoded by the coding sequence ATGCCCTCTTCTCCTACGACCATGAAAGAGATTGCCCGCCAGTTGGGCATCTCGATTACCACCGTTTCCCGGGCGTTGCAAAACCACCCGCGGATCGGGCTGCGCACGCGCGAAAAGGTGCAGGAACTGGCCGAACGGCTGAACTACATTCCCAATTCCACGGCCATTTCGCTCAAAAAGCGCCGGACGTTCAACATTGGGGTGGTGTTGCCGTACCTGACGGAACAGTTCTTTTCGCTGGCGATTACGGGCATCGAAGATGCCACGATCGACAAAGGCTACAGCGTGTTGGTGGTGCAGTCGCGGAACGATTTCGAGCGGGAGCGGACGGCCATCCGGTCGCTCATCCGGCACGGCGTCGACGGCATTGTGGTGTCGGTGGCATCGGGTACGCACACGTACCGGCACTTTGACCGGGCCAACGAACACGGCATCCCGATTGTCTATTTCGACCGGGTGATCAAGCGTTTGCACAGCAGTTGCGTCTATTCGGACATCACGAGCGGCGCCTTCGAAGCGGTCGATTTCCTGGTGCAGAAAGGGCTGACCAACATTGCGTTGCTCAACGGCCCCATGACCCTCCAGGCCACCGACGAGCGGCTGAACGGCTACGCCCGGGCGTTGCAGAAGCATGAAATTCCGGTCAATCGTCATTACATCGTCGGGTTAAACCTGACCCGGGAAGATACCCTCAAGAAAACCGCGGCCCTGCTCGACCTGCCCGAGCCGCCTCAGGCCATCCTGGCCTTTCACGACTACATCGCCCTCGATGCGATGGAGGTCTGTCGTCAGCGCGGACTGCGCATCAACGAGGATATCTTCTTCGTCAGTTTTTCCAATCTGTCGTTCTGTTCTTACCTCGAACACCCGCCCATTGCTTCCATCGAGCAATTTCCCTACGAAATGGGCGAGAAAGCCGCCAGCCTCCTGATCGAAGCCATCGAACACCCCGACCAGCAAACGCGTCAGGAAGTCGTCATGCAACCCCAACTCGTCGTGCGGTGA
- a CDS encoding DUF4832 domain-containing protein: MHKLVLSVALFGMVACAKNPATDPTPQLITTTYTESDEDFPNPERGFYRYSETHVDAYTPLDATELASYRQPQTVSGARYSVPSTLVFRYYVLDGYTDQPLPAEFLSRMETDFAAVRQAGVKLIPRFAYTVAARAGNCPEGFACPPYGDAPKEVVLNHIAQLKPVLRANSDVIACLQMGFIGIWGENYYTDYFGDPSTNATQGKFLDENWQDRTEVLQALLDALPDDRMVQVRTPQMKQRAVYGVNAPVSAAALQESEAFEATDKARIGFHNDCFQASATDYGTFEDYGNSSTPRKDANTALRNYAKMDSRYTVVGGETCSDAYSPQNDCAPAGQAEEAFREMHYSYLNAAYNVDVNNDWVDGGCMASIQRKLGYRLVLREATLPDRVAKGDTLAVSLALENLGYASPYNPRPVQLVLRQDATQQQFSFPFATDIRRWFTGSVSLDASFIVPDTLPAGDYEMFLQLPDAATDLATRPEYSIRLANENVWEAATGYNALQHTLTVTE, encoded by the coding sequence ATGCATAAACTTGTTCTGAGTGTGGCGCTATTCGGCATGGTCGCCTGCGCCAAAAATCCCGCTACCGACCCGACTCCGCAGCTAATCACCACGACCTATACGGAGAGCGACGAAGACTTTCCTAACCCGGAACGGGGTTTCTACCGCTACTCCGAAACCCACGTCGATGCCTACACCCCGCTCGATGCAACGGAACTGGCGTCGTACCGCCAGCCGCAAACGGTGAGCGGCGCGCGTTACAGCGTGCCCAGTACGCTGGTGTTTCGGTATTACGTACTCGACGGCTACACGGACCAACCGCTGCCAGCCGAGTTTCTGAGCCGGATGGAGACCGACTTTGCGGCCGTGCGGCAGGCGGGCGTCAAGCTGATTCCCCGGTTTGCCTACACCGTTGCCGCCCGGGCGGGCAACTGTCCCGAAGGCTTTGCCTGCCCACCCTACGGCGACGCGCCGAAAGAGGTCGTGCTGAACCACATTGCGCAACTCAAACCGGTGCTGCGCGCAAACAGCGACGTGATTGCCTGCCTGCAAATGGGCTTTATCGGCATCTGGGGCGAGAATTACTACACCGATTATTTCGGCGATCCCTCGACCAACGCAACGCAGGGCAAGTTTCTGGACGAGAACTGGCAGGATCGGACCGAAGTGCTCCAGGCCCTTCTCGACGCGCTGCCCGACGACCGGATGGTGCAGGTACGGACGCCACAGATGAAACAGCGGGCAGTATACGGCGTCAACGCGCCGGTCTCGGCGGCGGCACTCCAGGAATCGGAAGCGTTCGAAGCCACCGACAAAGCGAGGATCGGCTTTCACAACGACTGTTTTCAGGCCAGCGCTACCGACTACGGCACGTTTGAAGATTACGGCAACTCGTCGACGCCCCGCAAGGACGCCAACACCGCCCTGCGCAATTATGCCAAGATGGACAGCCGCTATACGGTGGTGGGCGGGGAAACGTGCAGCGATGCCTACAGTCCGCAGAACGACTGTGCCCCCGCCGGACAGGCCGAAGAGGCGTTTCGGGAGATGCACTACAGCTACCTCAATGCGGCTTACAACGTGGACGTCAATAACGATTGGGTCGACGGCGGTTGCATGGCCAGCATCCAGCGCAAGCTCGGCTACCGGCTGGTGCTGCGGGAAGCGACCCTGCCCGACCGCGTGGCGAAAGGCGACACGCTGGCCGTTTCGCTTGCGCTGGAAAACCTCGGGTACGCCTCGCCCTACAACCCGCGGCCGGTGCAGCTGGTCTTGCGTCAGGACGCCACGCAACAGCAATTTTCGTTTCCGTTCGCGACCGACATCCGTCGCTGGTTTACCGGGTCCGTTTCGCTCGATGCCTCGTTTATCGTCCCCGATACCCTCCCGGCCGGCGACTACGAAATGTTCTTACAGTTGCCCGACGCCGCCACCGATCTGGCTACCCGCCCGGAATACAGCATTCGCCTGGCCAACGAAAACGTCTGGGAAGCGGCTACCGGCTACAACGCCCTCCAGCACACGCTCACCGTAACGGAATGA
- a CDS encoding PKD domain-containing protein, whose amino-acid sequence MKRILPYILLLVPAAVLVQGCSQDEAAPDPDIFYQVATNGMEVTFTNETTGATAYEWDFGDGETSTEASPTHTYPGKGKYVVTLYATASDGHRVEGSTILRLSKNSPVKLTDNSLDDWNDVATVTLEGSAETGVFKRAKVDYDSEKIYFYLEMTSKAENGDIFDFYLDTDNNASTGLLTWYFPEGAYDVLLEGAVLGGWFDMFYHVGEQTAFSFEAQSVPDFYQLGTVQQEGNLLRMEMALVRSKIKGLAGNALRFGIVATSNDWSTELGVLPTKATNAVMLDMSE is encoded by the coding sequence ATGAAACGCATCTTACCTTATATTCTCTTGCTGGTTCCTGCGGCCGTTTTGGTGCAGGGCTGCTCCCAAGACGAAGCCGCCCCCGATCCGGACATTTTCTACCAGGTAGCGACCAACGGCATGGAGGTCACGTTCACGAACGAAACCACCGGCGCCACGGCCTACGAATGGGATTTCGGCGATGGCGAGACGTCGACCGAGGCCAGCCCCACCCACACCTATCCGGGCAAAGGCAAGTACGTGGTCACGCTGTACGCCACCGCTTCCGACGGCCACCGGGTGGAAGGCTCCACGATCCTGCGGCTGTCGAAAAACTCGCCGGTCAAGCTGACCGACAACTCGCTCGACGACTGGAACGACGTCGCGACCGTTACGCTCGAAGGCTCGGCCGAAACCGGTGTGTTCAAACGCGCCAAGGTCGACTACGACAGCGAGAAGATTTACTTCTACCTTGAAATGACCTCGAAGGCCGAAAACGGCGATATTTTCGACTTCTACCTCGACACCGACAACAACGCCAGCACCGGGCTACTCACCTGGTACTTCCCCGAAGGAGCTTACGACGTGTTGCTGGAAGGTGCCGTACTCGGGGGCTGGTTCGACATGTTTTACCACGTGGGCGAACAAACTGCCTTCTCGTTCGAAGCGCAGTCGGTTCCCGATTTTTATCAGCTCGGCACGGTCCAACAGGAAGGCAACCTGTTGCGGATGGAAATGGCCCTGGTTCGCTCCAAAATCAAAGGGCTAGCCGGCAACGCCCTGCGGTTCGGCATCGTGGCCACCAGCAACGACTGGTCGACCGAACTCGGGGTGTTGCCCACCAAGGCCACCAACGCGGTCATGCTCGACATGAGCGAGTAG
- a CDS encoding RagB/SusD family nutrient uptake outer membrane protein yields MRYPKYSLVFLLSGLCTLGSCDLNVEPSDAITTASLPNTSDGLQNALNGAYALFKDHIAFNGTQDDNLMYLRQYYQLSDFASDDIVCGQVTTDPLYYSFTLNHTATQTNTRYFWYVSYKIINGVNTVLDAAERVENPDAATQQLVGECYFLRALAHFNLVRIYGRPYSHDPNAPGVIIRQSLADEAQEARATVGEVYDAIIADAEKGAELMNQPRGVQYGSKEAAWALLSRVNLYKEDNQKALEYADKVINSGRFNLTTAATYPSLFANAVSGSETIFCVAFTQIDNYGKFGSIASMIFSDGNSGWGEEFASASLREVMSAHPEDVRWSYIVPDTNDAGDVQKLNGIEKYYISKFSFQDGLPNLSSPILFRLAEMYLNRAEAKAKLGDTNGALDDVDQIRQNRGLDGALYAQQLPAGMTALDVVLQERRMELAFEGHRNFDVYRNKRDLNRAYWGYHLTGLQESDIDLSTEPGNYPNLTTSWESPRIIYYIPVDEVLSNPECQQNP; encoded by the coding sequence ATGCGCTATCCTAAATATTCTCTTGTTTTTCTCCTCAGTGGCCTGTGTACGCTCGGCAGTTGCGACCTGAACGTGGAACCGTCGGATGCCATCACGACCGCCTCGCTGCCCAATACGTCGGACGGGCTGCAAAATGCCCTGAACGGTGCCTACGCGCTGTTCAAAGACCACATCGCCTTCAACGGCACCCAGGACGATAACCTGATGTACCTGCGGCAGTACTACCAGTTGTCGGACTTTGCGAGCGACGACATTGTTTGCGGACAGGTCACGACCGATCCGCTCTACTACAGCTTCACGCTGAACCACACCGCTACGCAAACCAACACGCGCTACTTCTGGTACGTGTCCTACAAGATCATCAACGGCGTCAACACCGTGCTCGACGCCGCCGAGCGCGTGGAAAACCCCGACGCGGCCACGCAACAATTGGTCGGTGAGTGCTACTTTCTGCGCGCCCTGGCCCACTTCAACCTCGTGCGGATTTACGGTCGGCCTTACAGCCACGACCCGAACGCACCGGGCGTCATCATCCGCCAGTCGCTGGCCGACGAAGCCCAGGAAGCCCGTGCCACGGTTGGCGAAGTGTACGACGCCATCATCGCCGACGCTGAAAAAGGGGCCGAACTGATGAATCAGCCGAGGGGCGTGCAATACGGCTCGAAAGAGGCCGCCTGGGCGCTGCTGTCGCGGGTCAATCTGTACAAAGAAGATAACCAAAAGGCCCTCGAGTACGCCGACAAGGTCATCAACTCCGGGCGGTTCAACCTGACCACGGCCGCCACCTATCCGTCTCTCTTCGCCAACGCCGTTTCGGGCAGCGAAACCATCTTCTGCGTGGCCTTTACGCAAATCGACAACTACGGCAAGTTCGGTTCCATCGCCTCCATGATCTTCTCGGACGGCAACTCCGGCTGGGGCGAAGAGTTTGCGTCGGCTTCGTTGCGGGAGGTGATGAGCGCGCACCCCGAAGACGTCCGCTGGTCGTACATCGTGCCGGACACCAACGACGCCGGGGACGTGCAGAAACTCAACGGCATTGAGAAGTACTACATCTCCAAGTTCTCGTTTCAGGACGGCTTGCCCAACCTGAGTTCGCCGATTCTGTTTCGCCTGGCCGAAATGTACCTGAACCGTGCCGAAGCCAAAGCCAAACTGGGCGACACCAACGGCGCACTCGACGACGTCGACCAGATCCGCCAGAACCGGGGGCTGGACGGCGCACTCTACGCCCAGCAACTCCCGGCGGGCATGACCGCCCTCGACGTGGTGTTGCAGGAACGGCGGATGGAACTGGCGTTTGAAGGGCACCGCAACTTCGACGTATACCGCAACAAGCGCGACCTCAACCGGGCTTACTGGGGCTACCACCTGACGGGGCTACAGGAATCGGACATTGACCTGTCGACCGAGCCGGGCAACTACCCGAATCTGACGACCAGTTGGGAGAGTCCGCGCATCATCTACTACATCCCCGTCGACGAGGTGTTGTCCAACCCCGAATGCCAGCAGAATCCGTAA
- a CDS encoding acyltransferase family protein: MSVSTPASTTLASEKPPVYRDKPSTASGRVVSIDFMRGVIMFLLAAESTLLYERLYDVTGETGFWAGLVEQFFHVPWEGLHFWDLVQPSFMLIAGTSLYFSTQKRLARGESFGDLWRHTLVRSLKLLACGVGLHCVYAGELVWELWNVLSQLSVTLIVAFALIRQSVRMQLIVSFVLILLTDVLYRFFPLEGFNQPFVPDHSFGTWMDLVLMGKINDGHWIAINFLPTAAHTIWGVVAGKWLASDRAANEKIKLLLIAAAVGLVLGYALDWTGVSPIIKRICTAGFVLASGGWVFALMAFCYALIDVRKGEGASETNWIRFFIIVGMNPIFIYLLFETLGHQWLNQTVGIFTNGLTGFLGFPEPLQWIVTSLATLMVLWYICYWLYQKRIFIKL, translated from the coding sequence ATGTCTGTCTCCACACCCGCTTCTACCACCCTCGCGTCCGAAAAACCACCCGTCTACCGCGACAAGCCCAGCACCGCCTCGGGGCGTGTGGTGTCGATCGATTTTATGCGCGGGGTGATCATGTTTCTGCTGGCCGCCGAAAGCACGCTCCTCTACGAACGGCTGTACGATGTCACCGGTGAAACGGGCTTCTGGGCCGGGCTGGTCGAACAGTTTTTCCACGTGCCGTGGGAGGGACTTCACTTCTGGGATCTGGTACAGCCGTCGTTCATGCTGATCGCGGGCACGTCGCTCTACTTTTCCACGCAAAAGCGACTGGCCCGCGGCGAAAGCTTCGGGGACCTCTGGCGGCATACGCTCGTGCGTAGCTTAAAACTGCTGGCGTGCGGCGTGGGACTGCACTGCGTCTACGCGGGCGAACTGGTGTGGGAACTCTGGAACGTGCTCTCGCAACTGTCGGTCACGCTGATCGTCGCCTTTGCGCTGATTCGCCAGTCGGTGCGGATGCAACTGATCGTCTCGTTTGTGCTGATTCTACTGACCGATGTGCTCTACCGCTTCTTTCCGCTCGAAGGCTTCAACCAGCCGTTCGTGCCCGACCACAGCTTCGGCACGTGGATGGATTTGGTGCTGATGGGCAAGATCAACGACGGCCACTGGATCGCCATCAACTTCCTGCCCACGGCGGCGCACACGATCTGGGGCGTGGTGGCCGGGAAATGGCTGGCCTCCGACCGCGCTGCAAATGAAAAAATCAAACTCCTGTTGATCGCCGCGGCGGTCGGGCTGGTGCTGGGCTACGCGCTGGACTGGACCGGCGTTTCGCCGATCATCAAACGGATCTGCACCGCCGGGTTTGTCCTGGCGTCGGGCGGCTGGGTCTTCGCCCTCATGGCGTTCTGTTACGCGTTGATCGACGTACGGAAGGGGGAGGGCGCCTCGGAAACGAACTGGATTCGCTTCTTCATCATTGTGGGGATGAACCCCATCTTCATCTACCTCCTCTTCGAAACCCTCGGGCACCAGTGGCTCAACCAAACGGTGGGCATCTTCACGAACGGCCTGACCGGCTTCCTCGGCTTCCCGGAGCCGCTGCAATGGATCGTCACCTCCCTGGCGACGCTGATGGTCCTGTGGTACATCTGTTACTGGCTTTACCAGAAACGGATTTTTATCAAGTTGTAG
- a CDS encoding mevalonate kinase, whose amino-acid sequence MTPSPLTVSTPGRICLFGEHQDYLGLPVIAAAISRRIRMTGTLRPDRRVVIQLPDINARETFELAPTLAYEKPRDYFRSVVNILQREGVAIDHGVEVTVRGDIPINSGTSSSSALLVTWIHFLLRCFDGTLAQSPEAIGDMTYRAEVLEFGEPGGMMDHYSTALGNVMYFESQPTIHIEKFRPSLGTFVLGDSLEPKDTIGILRRVKYGMLEALRKIQAYDPTFDLHHAPQESAAAYRTILTADELQLLQSNLSDRDILRDAKQLLENETLSDERRGLHLGALLNQHQDNLRDAKRISTPKIDAMLDAALRAGAVGGKINGSGGGGCMFAYAPDQPEVVAEAVERAGGKAYIVTVDEGTRVESPTETFAVK is encoded by the coding sequence ATGACCCCCTCTCCGCTTACCGTCTCGACGCCCGGACGGATCTGCCTCTTTGGCGAACACCAGGATTACCTGGGCCTGCCGGTGATTGCGGCGGCCATTTCGCGGCGCATCCGGATGACGGGCACACTGCGCCCCGACCGCCGGGTGGTGATCCAACTGCCCGACATCAACGCCCGCGAAACGTTCGAACTGGCCCCCACGCTGGCGTATGAAAAACCCCGCGACTATTTCCGCAGTGTGGTCAACATCCTGCAACGCGAAGGCGTCGCCATCGACCACGGCGTAGAAGTGACGGTGCGCGGCGACATTCCGATCAATTCGGGGACGTCGAGTTCGTCGGCGCTGCTGGTCACGTGGATTCATTTTCTGCTCCGTTGTTTCGACGGCACGCTGGCGCAATCGCCGGAGGCCATCGGCGACATGACCTACCGGGCGGAAGTGCTGGAATTCGGGGAACCGGGCGGAATGATGGACCACTACTCGACCGCGCTGGGCAACGTGATGTATTTCGAGTCGCAACCCACGATCCACATCGAGAAATTCCGGCCGAGTCTGGGCACGTTCGTGTTGGGCGATTCGCTGGAACCGAAAGATACGATCGGGATTCTGCGTCGGGTGAAGTACGGCATGCTCGAAGCCCTCCGGAAGATTCAGGCCTACGACCCGACGTTCGACCTGCACCACGCGCCCCAGGAAAGCGCCGCAGCGTACCGCACGATTCTGACGGCCGACGAGCTGCAACTGCTGCAAAGCAACCTGTCGGACCGCGACATTCTGCGCGACGCCAAACAGTTGCTGGAAAACGAAACCCTTTCCGACGAACGGCGCGGGCTGCACCTGGGTGCGTTGCTCAATCAGCACCAGGATAACCTGCGCGACGCCAAGCGCATTTCTACCCCGAAAATAGACGCCATGCTCGACGCCGCGCTTCGGGCCGGGGCGGTGGGCGGCAAAATCAACGGTTCGGGCGGCGGCGGCTGCATGTTTGCCTACGCCCCCGACCAGCCCGAAGTGGTGGCCGAAGCCGTAGAGCGGGCGGGCGGAAAGGCCTACATCGTGACCGTCGACGAAGGCACCCGCGTCGAATCTCCTACCGAAACCTTTGCCGTGAAATGA